TACCCTCGCGCACGAGATCGGGGATACTATTGCGgacttttttttttgtttAACATGTTAGCACCCAATTACATCCACACATAATTCGATATTGATCCCTAGGCCATCCGAGTTTAAAAGAGAGAGGTCACCAACGTACCGACGCTAGGTCTCCATCCATTTAGATTTCCATGATCACAGCTGGAAATCGTGTATCCGTGGTCCTTGACGACGTTGTAGTTGGAGCGTAGGACAAGCGTTACCGTTGCGAGGCCACCGACTTCGAGGTTGACGGCTGCGATGGCACCGACGGCGCCACCGCCAACAATTAGCACACTCTTCTTGTTAGAATCAGCCATGGCGTAGAGTTTTTTTGGAAGATGGTCAACTCACGTTACATGCAGTACAAGTGGCGTCTATGGCGTCGACAAAGATAGGGCGCGACTGACGCGTTAGTGGGGGTGGAGGGGCAACTACGACCTGGAAACATGATTCCGTCGGAATCGAGCCGCGTCGTACCTGCTGCATCTGGAAATCATCACATGTCCGTCACGGCTTGAATCAAAAAAACACATGTTTTGCGGTCCCTTCAATCGAGCTCCATTTGATGCATATGTAGGTTACAGTCCGTAAATTCGTGGCTGGTGACCCTTTGTCGCCAAATCTTCCACCGCCTAACACGCCTTCATTTCCTTATCGCACTGATGGTTTGATGCATTGCTTGAGTCGAAGGTAGAGCCGTTCCATTCCATCCGCCCGAAGACTACGCCGAGAGCCCAGCAAAagagagagaaagaagaTGCACGCTTAGAAGACGAGAGCGGCAcccttggtcttcttgtCACCACCAAGCTCAAAGTGCTTGCATCGCTTGAGGGCGAGCTGCAGTGTGTTAGCAAGTGCGGGCTGGTTGGAGGTGAATGCAGCATACCTGTGCCTTGGTCTTGCACTGTGTGCACTCTAGACGGAGAACGACCTTCTTGGTGGTCTTCGCTCTCTGTCTGGGTATTAGTAACCCATTTCTCCGTCTCGGACGCGTGCGATCATACCTTGTGGAAGACGGGCTTGGTCTGACCTCCGTAACCGGATTGCTTGCGGTCATAACGACGCTTACCCTGCGCGAACAGCGAAGCCTTTCCAGCCTTGTACTCTACACAGTCTCAGTATACGGGCGTGCGAATGCGTGGACAGGCATCACGTACGGGTGACCTTATGCTGGGTGTGCTTCTTGCAGTCCTTGCCCTTGCAGTAGGTTCGGCGGGTCTTGGGAACGTTGACCTGGGGGAGGAAGTCAGCGTCCGCGTTCAATGCATTGAAGCTCCCCATTTCCTCTGATGGCGACGAATGCGAGATGAGCGAGCGAAaagatgacgacgacgacgacgacgagtcGTTAGCGCGAGGCTGCAATCGTGTGGATCCTGTGAGAATAATGCCGCCATGGATTATACAAGCGCAATCTAGCGCCCTTGCAGTTCGTTCGTGGTGCGGCGCAAGACATGTGAACGCGTGATGGCGTACTCAAAGAGTCGCCGCTCTCCCACTGCAAGGCTCTCGCGTCTCCCTCGAGCCAGCAACGAGGGACATCATCCATCCCAGCTCTCTCAGCATCGGATAACCCCCGCCGTATCTCGTTCCGATAAGGTATCGTCGGCACAATGTCGTGGGGTTGGGTTTCGCCTCGCCATCGTCATCGATTCGTGAATTCGTTTACTCGTCGCTCGTCGCACGTCGCACTTGTCGTGTCCTTCGCAATATTCCCGGCAGCAGAGATATCACTCACCATTTTGACGGATTTTGCTCTGTGGTTAGTATGAGCGAAAAGTTGGCGGTGTTGCTGGAGGTGTTGTGGTCGCTGCGCCGATATTGCTAGCGTTGTGTGGGCTTCGGCTAGGTTAGTAAGCCGGTATGTGCGCCACACCAGCCACAGCCAAGACAATGGAGAGGCACATGGATGACTGCGAGTCCCTCGTCATCATGAGTTGAACTGGTAAGAATTCATTGTGGTATCATGCGTGCTAAATAAAATGTAGATCCCTCACCGTACCATGTCTAATTATGGACCTGGTGGAACAAATGAAAGCTCAAATGTAAAGTCTAGTAAACCGGATGTCCTTCTTCCCACTTCTGTACCTCCTTTGTGTCCCGAGACGCAGATGGAGGGCTGCTGCCCATGCCAAGACTGAACCTGCTACTCGCACTTTTCGCAGGTGTTCTTCCATCGTCGATCCGCTTCACAGGACCGACCCATTCCCACATGCGAGCAACGTCGCCGCTAGCTGTCGTTCGGACACCTGCGCGAATGTTGCTGTTCTTTTCAACCTTTGCTTGTACCCTCGTCCACAGCTTTTGTCGACGCTTTGCGTTGAACTCAGTCCTCAAGACGTCGTCTCGCAGTTGTGTCATACTGATGCCCTTTTCAGCGCCCGGGTCGTAGTAGCTCAACGCGGCTTGGTCCTGAAGTCGATCATAAGCGTCGCTTGCTAGCTGCTTGGCCCGGACTTCCATCGCCCGGCTACTGGTATATGCGTACTTTCCGTATGAGCCAGTGGCCACGAGGAAGAGTATTGTTACAATTTGGAGAAGATGTCGTTCAAAGGATTGTCGGAGGGATCTTCGGACGCTGCAGGAGAGGGAGAGCTTGGCGAGGGAGGTGGATGCGAGACGTCGTGCGCCTGTTGTTCTGTGTACAAGGAAGAGTGACTGATTAGTACAATTCCACGTCAGAAATGCTGTACAAGTGATGGGACCGGCAAGGAAGTACTTACCCATCAGTGCTTTGAACTATTTCCTCCCGCAGGACCAGCTCAGGAAAGGCTCTATCGAAGAGCTCACTGAACTCCTGGTCTGTCAAGCTCTTGCTCTTCTGAGATGCCATCTGCTGCTTCAAATCTACCTCGCTCACTTCGGGGCTTTCCACTGGGTTTCCTGCTGCATCAGGCTCTCCACACTCGTATTGGGCCTTGCGTTGGCGAAGGATCTCTGTTGCCTTGTTCGCAATACCGTTCACTTTGCGTGTCTTCTCACTGTCCGGTTCGCAGGTCGGTGGCAAAGGAACCAGGCCACCGAGGGAGAGCGGATGATCCTTCATGATGAAATCGGGATCGCACCTGAGAGTCAATCCGCGGAAGCACTGCGCGTGTGGCGGACAAGGCTCACACTGTGGGAGGATCTGATCCGCCCAGCTAGGTATCTCCACACCAGCAAGTCCGGTGGCATCCCGTCCAATGCCGCAGAAGCCAACCTCGATCTTCTCCTGCCGCCATACGCCAGCGAAGGCGGCTGATGCTGTGAGCAGAAGAGTGCCGGCCATTGCTTTGATTGTTCCAGTTTTCTTGCCCTTCTGCCTGCGTCTCCGGGGAGGCAGAATGTCCACTTCACCAGCCTTTGCCCGCTCGCGCACTAGATCAAGCTGCTCCTCTGGGGTGAACTCTTCGCCGGCATCTGCGAGATCGTCTTCCTGCTGCTTCACACGCGGGTCCGCCACGTCGAATGTTCCCCGAGTAGGCACCACAACACCGTCGTCCTGTTGCTCAGTCTTGGGTTGAAAGGTCCTCCGGCGATGCACGTCGCTCTTGCGCCTCTCCTGAGCATATCCTGTAGTCCGCCTACGTCGGTCGCGTGATGTCGTGTCTGGCACTGCAGGAGAGCTCCCGCTCTGAAAGGGGTTCTCCTGGGTGAAGGGGCTGGCAGCATCGTTGCGATGCCACGCCTCCGGCTCGGGCGTAGGCTCCTTCGGCGCTGGAGTGACGCTTTTTCGTGTGCGTCTGGCCGCGGGTCGCTCATCCACGTCAGGCTCAAGCGCCCTGCTGTGTTTGGCGGGTATAGCCCGCGAGGGTGTCTTGGCGCGCTGTGCCGCTACATCTGCTTCCTCTGTCGGTTCGCGCGTTGTCCGTCGGGTTGTGCGTCGTGCCGTCGCAGGTGTAGGCACTACCAGCGTCTCGTCTTCGGCCTCATCTGTCTCTACTGTGCTGGCTGAACTCGAGGGAACATCCACGATGCCCCGCGTCGATCGCTTTGTGCGTGCCTGCGCCCTTTGGACTTGCGATTTCTGAGGCAGCACGAGGTCGACGAACATGCCCACTAGAGCGGGCTTCTTTGCTGACGAAGGATATTGAACGCCATGTCGGAGGAGGATGCTCCTCAGTTCCGGGACCGTTATCTTGTTTGGATCCACGCCATCTTCGTAATACCAGTATTCTCCCCGCGCATCAGCCATCTCGATGGTGTGGAGGGGTCAGTCGAGGTGAGTCTACGAGCCAGCGGGGGTTGCGACTGGGGCAGTTGTAGGGCAGACGTGAGACGGGCGTGGGCTGGCTCGTGTGATCGCTGCGATGAGCGATAGGTCGAGTTGGAAAGTCTGCGCAGCTTGTTTGTGATGTCACCGAGGCAACTGCGGGCCCGTGCGCCGGATTTGTCTTCTTTCATCTGGCCTCTTTCATTCGCTCCCAGTCACACCTCTGCAATGATGATCCGAAAAATAGAATGAAACCAAATTTCATTGTTACCGAGTTTATGAGGAGAGTCGACTCTATCCATTCTGTCCATTCTAGTTCCTCGTAACCCTGATCTGCCATGCGGTACGACGCAAACAGACGAACTTCCATTGCCAACGGGAAAACAGAAGCAACATTGCCGTGCCCTTGGAAAGACCAGAGCTGATGCGTGGATATGGTAACCCGCTACACTGGACATCTAGCATATCTTACATATCTTCGCATCCGTCATTATACTGTGCACAACCTCTTCAGACTCCCTCTTCTATCCAGCGCCTCAGTAATGTTGCCCACAATTGCAATGTCAGAGCCCATTCGCCCGAGGGAGGTGAGCTTAACACGACCGACCGCGGCTGGGTGACGATGTCTGGGTTAGGGAAAAACCTAACCCTTTCCCACAGTTTCTGCGTCTCCAGCGGTGCTTGTCTCAAAGCCTGGAAAACGGGCGACTTTCCTGCTCGGCTCACTAGGCGTTCCCGACCTTCCTTGATCACTGGTACTAATGCTGGCAATGTCGGCCACATGTGCTCCAGATCCTCGTCGCGTATGACGCTAGACACCAAGATGCCACGAATGATAATGTAGAGGTCAAGAAACTTGTCGTCTTTCTTTCCGTTGAGCAGTGTCGCTCTGCAGAAACAGTGCATATTGTACTTGACTCGTAGCGCTGGGTTGTCTCTCAAGACGTCGGCCAAGTGGACCATTGTGCTCGCCATCTCTTTTAGTTCCAGCCAAGGTGCGTTTTCCACGGGTGGAACTTGATTCGATAGTGTTAAACTTGTAATCCACGAAATTCTTCTGGGTCCCAGCGAGCGAGTTATGTCCAGCAACATTCTCTTGGCTTTCATCGGGTTTTTGTCATCCAATAAATTCTCAGATGAGTCCCCAGATATGTGACCATCAATCTTCACAGGATTGAGTTTAAGCTCGAGCAGCCGAGTCTCTTTGTAGAGTTGGCGACAAGTCAACTGCAATTGATTGATGTGCCTATCGCTGGACCCTGGACTGAAATCGATGTGATCCCGGGGACTAGTTGAGAATACAAAGGCGTAGACCTGGTTGCGTAGTTCTCCTGGTAAGTTTAGCAGAGGGGATCGGGCTGTCGGTGTGGTTTCGGGAGAAGTCATGGTTGTGTGAACTCGGTTGTCGCAATCGCAGTGTTTGAGTTGAGGTGTTTGTGGTGAGCACGGAGTTGTTAGCGATTCGAGAGGTGCCCTCTTTTAGAAGGCTTAGGAACCAACGTACAAGGGCGCATACTTTCACTGTCGACATACTCTGCCTAGGTATACAGGCTTGGTGAATCAGATCTAATCTTCGTGATGTGATTGATGCGTGCTAACCTTCACCAGTTTCACTTGGTTACTAAAGACTAAAAATAGTCTCCAGAAAAGTTGATTCTAGAAAGCTGAGAAGCTCGGTTGTGATGGAGATGTTTCGCAAAGCTCGTCAACCCATCAAGACCAGACATCCTTCAATATCAAACCGATGTCTATTCAACTCAAGCCCGATAGATTGCGACTCTCTTCAAAAGACTTCACTGTCCCTAAGTATTTTATATTTATGAATGCACATATTCCGCCCTTGAACCTCCTATGCATTACTGATCAAGAAACCGGCAATCGAATTATTATTTTTGGTCGCGAGTCCGTTTTCGAAACTTGCCGGCTTTATCCACTGCAGCGCCTAAGTTTATCCAGTGGGGGGATTTGCGATCGGGCCGAAAACAGGTTTTGCAACCATTCGTCCCGGGTCCAAAATTCTTATCAAGTATAGAATGATTTCATTTTTCAATTCTTCATCAGCAAATCGGGCTTGTGGTTTAGTGGTATAATACTCCCTTAGCATCAGCTCCTGAGCAGTAAATCGCCCAGGAACAGTCTGGGAGTGGTCCAGGGTTCGATTCCCTGCAAGTCCATTTTTTTGCGCTTCTTGTAGTCTCCTGGGATAGTTGGGTGGTTGTAGGATGGTAGGGAGCAATGTGGTGAAGTTCGGGATTTTCGTTTTCTTTTTCGGGTGTGCGAACACCATTATCAGCGGACATGTAGGAGCGATGTGGTTTTCACGGATCCAAGTCTTTTATGCCTCAACCTCGTTGGTTCAAACGTGATGAAATTCTATCATTGTCTTTGAGTCTTAAGAGCGCTGTTGGTGTATGCAGTGTCGAAGAAATCTACTTTCCGCGCCGCATGTTTAGTCGAAATCACGCGCAGATATTTGCATTCTGTCGCGTAGACCCTAAAAACCTGGAGATTCATTCTTAATTGTTTTTGATCAATGGGCATTGTGCTGCAAAAATAAGTGGTAGGGTAGAAGATGCACTCGCCATTTTCAAAAAGTCAAACTTGTCATCGAATGATGGTAAAGTCCTAGTGTCCCTCTATGCTAAGCAACTCTAATATATCAACTCCTTGAGTCTCCGCAGCAGAGAAACTTGTTACCTGTTTGATACTTGTAACATACACTTACTTCATCTTCTTGTGTTTTGTCCGCACCACGGGAGACAGTCAACGTGGAACATGCAAGAGCTTACCGAATTCAGCGGCATCAGAAGCTAGAAACGCCCCTCCAGTCGCAGACATAATTACTAGTCTTTATCCGAGTCAGCATCTTCATGTATAGGCACACCGGAAGGTTGATCAAGAATGAAGCTAACCATGCCGCGATGCATCTCCGTTTTGTCACTCAATCTTGGCGTCACTGGTTCCGCGTTGATCTCCAACAGCACCAAACCCCACATGACCGCATGCTGCAACGTTCCAAAACCGCTCTTCTCATCTTCTGATGCGGTCACCAAGGCGGACCCCAACACTGTATCGCGGAACAATATGAGCACTGCCCTTTTGGAGTCGCGTTGGAGCGATGCCCGTAACGCCTCATCGGTAACGTTGGTGGCCACGTAGACGCCACGTTGCGATGGTACACGCTTACGTATACTCGAACAAAGATGTTGCCACGAGGTGAGATAACCTTTACGTTCTCGGAACCTCTGGATCGCTTCTTCCATGGAGCTGCTGATGAGATTGTCGACAAGTTCCAACACGTCATCTTGGACCATCGCACTAGGGCGTGGATATCCAGTCTCGGAAGCCCAATCGGTGACCAGGCTGGTCAGTCTCTGTTCGGACGCATCGGTATTATCTGCTTTGCGCCGTTTTCGTGGCGGTACAAACTTCTGGCCAATAGCATATTGCGCCCATTCTTCACTATCTTCCGTAGTATATGCAAGTTTGAACTCGTCAGCGATAGCGTCTTCCTGCTTTCGTATCTCGTCGCCATACATCCTATCCAGTCTGGAGAGGTTGTCTTCGCTGGCTTTTTGCAGGATCTCGAGTGACATGCGTTCCTTTGGATTGTACCGCAGACAGCGCGAGAGGACTTGGCACAGGCGCACACTGTATTCTTTAGGAAGATCTTCCAGCATCTGTGGAAAAATGCTATCTTTGCTTTTGATTTTATTTTCCTTTAGACGACGAACGTGCTTTGGATCCTCAGATAGTTCTTGAACTTCTTCATAAACGTTCATTCCCGTGTGGGCCATCATGAGTGCCCAGACTGTCATGGCTAGACTCCAAACGTCCGACTTTTCTGACACTGGCCAGTCGTCTGGCGCCCAGGAATCCTCAGACACTCCAGCGCCGTCTCGTTCCTAATCAAGGTTAGCACCGCCTCGATGAGATCGACATCCTACTTACTGGAGGCATCAATCCCGGCGTGCCTTGATACTTCCTTCTATCCATGTCATAATTGTTATCTTTCTCCAAAGCGATGTCAAAATCAGATAACACAACCCTTGGATAAGCAGGGTAGTCAGCGTTGTTACGCTGCAGGAATATGTTAGCGTTCTTAATATCGGAATGAATGATTCCCTTCCACGCCATTGAGGTGGGGTCTAAATTCTCGTCTTCTCCAGTTTCGGTAGGTAACTTGTCACCGTGGATCTGGTCTTCCCGATTCGGCGATGAGCAAGTACCCTTCTGCAGCGCCGTCAGCGCCTTTGCCACCTGACTGAGCAGATACCAAATGAAGTGCTCTGGCACCGGCTTCTTTCGAGTGAGTTCATGCCCTTTGTAGATGCGTGCGAGAGTCCCAAGTTCGGCGAAAGTCGAGTATATATTGTAGACAACCGGCACTGTTCCTTCGTCACTGCTGCGGCCATTGATTGTCCTGCTCAACTGTCTTTTACTGCTACCGCGGTGTGATATCATATGCGAACAATTAAGCGTGCTGATGCGGTTGTTCATTCCAATCTCGTGCTCTGCGTTGTCAATATCTCTTTTATTTAGTGCCTCAAGACATTTGACTGTGATTTGCTAAGGATGGTTAGAAAAGTAATCTGAGCACATTCATGTTGCCAGACTCACATCTTCAATCACCCCAGCGTCATTGGTTCGAACACAAAGGAAGACTGACTTGTGAGGCATCGTACCCTTCTCGAGCCGCTCCTTGTCTACCCCACTTCCGTCAAGTCTAGTTTGATAGAGAGTCATCGCAAACTTCCAATGACCACCTTGATGATTGTAGAATTCCTGTCGTTGCCCTGCAGTAGGAGCTAAGAATCGGCCACCTTTAGGTTCGTTTCGAATATAAAAGGGGGGCGAGAGCTCGCCACTGGAAGCATCTGATACAGCTATGGATGTCTCTACACCATTTCCCCGCTCTACATCCGCAGCTGCATCCGACTcttgcggttgatgttgaGCTACCTGTGGATGTGCTACTGGAGCCACTGGAGCCGGCAAGGCCGTTGGAGGAGCAGGTGGTGGAGCAACAACAGCGGCTGGCGGAGCTACGCCGGGTCTGACTGCCGTTGCCGCAGGTTGGCCAGTGTATACCTGCTTCCTCGTCCAATATGCCTCCTTCTTTTTCCAATGTTCCATAACCCCTCTTCCGCGAATGTTCGGGGGGACTATGAGAGTGAGTCACATGATGAATATACTTTATATCAAATACACACAGTTTTTGCTTCTCGTCAAAAGGTGTCGTATCATTGCGAGAAATGCGTTCCTTGACTGGTTGTTGGTAATGAGGTAATCGTAATAGTTTGCATCATAGTCATCTATACTTTCATATGTGTCGATACCACCATTGTTGACAACGCGAGGAGGGCGCATGTTCAGATTGTTCGCTATTATGTCGGATCGTCGTAATCGCCAGGCCGGGTTGTGCGAATAGTCGCAAGATCGACTGCCCGACTCTGCGGATATATAATACTGCTGTGATATGTTGACAGCAAACATCAAAGCGTTTTGTGTCGCTTTGTTGATGGCCTTTGGGTGGTGGTTTGATGACAAGACAATGAAAATGGAGATTTCGACATAAGGACGAACAATGTGGGGCTTGCTGAGTATGGTAAGGCGCTTTGTTGCAGCCTTATGGAGGGGCCGAACACGAGCTGGACCTGACCACTTTAGATAATAATCCTGCACCACCGTACGTCACCCGCCCACACACCTGCCTAGCCTAGGGATAACGTCTCGGCGGACGCGGTAACACGTGCGTTTCCATTAGAAATCATGTCTGAAGTCTTTCCCCACATCCCTTCTGGAACATGATTATCATGAGTCAGGATAGCAAGACGTGATCGTCGGGGTGTATCAAAACAGCTGCTACATTGCAAATGAAGGCTGTTGCAGTAAGAGCAACCTGTAAAAACTACCTAGGTACGAAGCTCAACGTCCCACATGTCCACAAGACGAACCACCAATATGTCAAGCACAGTATCCTAGACAATATGAGTCTGCCGGACATGCGGCTCCTTCTCATCATTGCCAGAGCCATGGAGGCGTTCCTTAGCGGGTTGCCTCGCGATAGCATCCATATCCACTGGAGCAACAGCGGCCGGACCATCGAAGATGCGGGCAACCTCCTCGAGTGTAGGTCCCTTAGTTTCGGGGTAGACGAAGTAAACGAAGATAAGTTCGACAGTGATCCAGAGAGTGTAGAAGAGAGCCAGGTTCCAATGCTTGGGAAGGTTGTCCCACGCAACAGGGTTGGTCTGACTACCGACAGCGAGAATAGCCTGAACAGTGATGTTCATGATCATGAGACCTTTGGCACGGAGGGCGTAGGGCAGAATCTCCAGAGCGTAGGCGACAAGTAGGCCAGACCAAGCAAAATGGTAGCAAACACCGAAGATCCACACGAATGGGATCTGAGCGTAGCCAGCCGCGGAGTTAGTACCGCCGGAATTCTCGTAAAGAGCGCAGGTAATGGTCCAGCAGACGAAGGAAATGACCATGCCGGTGGTGGCGCCGAGGAAAATTGGACGGCGACCAACCTTGTCGATCAAGGAAGCGGCGTAGACTGAAACGCAAAGATACAAGATACGCTCACCGCCAGTAAGCTGAACGAGATGTTAGTACACATTTCTTTAAAATGATTCGGATCCACTTACACCCATCTTTTGATTCTCGCTAGTGATACCGGCGCCCTCGTAGACCAAGTTGATGTAGTTGGAGAAGAGCGCATTGCCAGAATACTGAGAGATGATACCGAGAGAGATGAGAATCGCCAACCTCCATCGGTTACCCTTCGTCTTGACGAAATCTACATAGCTGGAATTCTTGTTCGCATCGGCTTCCATACGGATGACCTCTCTCATCTCGATGTATTCGAACTGAACCGTTGCATTGTTCTTGTCGCCACCGGCATGGTAGTACGCGAGAGTGTCTAGAGCCTCCTCGTAGCGTTCCTTGGAGATCAACCAACGAGGACCTGAGATTGTATGTCAGCTTGGTTTCTCTGATCATCCAATGTGTGGGTTGGACTTACTTTCAGGGACCCACCAAAGGAAGCACAGTTGGAGAAATGAGGGAAGGGCTTGAAGAAGGGTGATAGACCTCCAAGACCAATCGTTGCTCGCTTGAGATGTACCCCATGCTATCCATGCGACAAAAAACGCTCCCAAGTTCCACAAGCAGTTGTATACAGCGGTGAAGAAAGCACGGTGCTGGGGATGGCAGATCTCAGTGAGAAGAATGGGCGAGCACATCTGGGCGAAAGAGTTGCCGAAACCAAGGATAAACCGGCCGCCCATGTAGATCTGCCAGTTTGTAGAGAAGGCAGAGACAAGAGAACCAGCGATCATGATGGAGCAGCCGACGGCGATTGGAATTTTGCGACCGGTCCACTGTGTCAAGAATGGGACAAGGAAGAAACTAACGATCGAACCGATGTTGTACATGTTGTTCATGACACCCAGACGGTTACCAGATGGCTTTTCGAAGTAAGTCTGCCAGTAGTTCATCTGCTGCGAAGAGTTCATCATCATACTAGATGATAGTCAGTGGAATTCAACAAATTCCAAGAAAGAGCACTCACCCGTCGTAACCAGTGGTTGCGGAGGCAATACAAAGGACGGAAGAATGCCAGAACAACTTTCTCATATTTGGGTCCTTGTACCAAATGACCTTCTCAAACTCGGGCGCCTCCTCGCGAGCAGCCGCACTGTTGCCTTTCGGCGCTCCAATAGACATGCCAACCATCTTTGATAAAGAGCGATGTGCGACAAGATCGAATAAAGACTAGCTTAAGCTCAGAACCGGTAGATCTTGCTATTGATGGGCGAGGTCCCTTGGGGTTGCGACTGACCCTCGACCAACGTCCAGTACTTATATTCAATCGACAATCACTACAGGCGACCCTACAAGCCGGATGAGTGACTCGTATGCTTGTTCCACCACGGGTTGACGGACATGAATACCGCACATCGCAGGAAGACAGCCTGACAGCAGCGGATGAAAGGGCCAGTGAGGTGGTACCAAGCGCGCCCCACCGAGCGATCCGTTGGCACCAGGCCCGTAGCGCCGTAGGAATAAACTTACAAGACTAGGAAAAGCCCGTCTTGTCACGTCTAGGCATTGCTAGCCCATACCGATATCGAACGTCCGATGCATAATGCGGTCTCAGGGAGGGGTGCTCGGCTGCCTTCGAGAAGTCTGTAACTTGACGCTAGAACCTTTAACGACATTGGACGCCGAATCCAGGTGTGGGATGCAGTCTATCATTGGCGCTTGGTGGCGCCTTGATATTGCTCGAAATAGTAAGTAGACGCCGGAGGCATACATCGTGGAGGCATACGTCGCGGAGGCATACGTCGCGGAGGCATACGTCGCGGAGGCATACGTCGCGGAGGCATACATTGCGGAGGC
This sequence is a window from Alternaria dauci strain A2016 chromosome 7, whole genome shotgun sequence. Protein-coding genes within it:
- a CDS encoding 60S ribosomal protein eL42 encodes the protein MVNVPKTRRTYCKGKDCKKHTQHKVTQYKAGKASLFAQGKRRYDRKQSGYGGQTKPVFHKRAKTTKKVVLRLECTQCKTKAQLALKRCKHFELGGDKKTKGAALVF